A window of the Sporosarcina sp. FSL K6-2383 genome harbors these coding sequences:
- the metH gene encoding methionine synthase, with amino-acid sequence MPRHPIEEQLQKRILIMDGAMGTMLQNANLSAEDFGGEEYDGCNEYLNIVKPDVLNRIHREYLEAGADIISTNTFGGTPIVLDDYDLGERAHDINFHAAQIAKKCAEDFSTPEWPRFVAGAMGPTTKTLSVTGGATFDGLTQDFYIQAKALIEGGCDLLLMETSQDMLNVKAGTLGIKRAFEETGLELPVMISGTIEPMGTTLAGQSIESFYISIEHIKPLSVGLNCATGPEFMTDHLRSLSDLATSYVSCYPNAGLPDEEGHYHESPESLSKKLQGFADKGWLNIVGGCCGTTPEHIRAIREVVADKKPRQGPETIHGHVVSGIEPILYDDSMRPLLIGERTNVIGSRKFKQLIVDGKFEEASEIARAQVKGGAHVIDICLANPDRDELEDVTKFMKEVVKKVKVPLVIDSTDEKVIEEALKYSQGKVIINSINLEDGEDRYDAVMPLVKKFGAAVVVGTIDEPGMAVTRERKLEVAERSYDLLVNKWGLSPEDIIFDPLVFPVGTGDEQYIGSAVETIEGIRLIKEKLPRALTILGVSNVSFGLPPVGREVLNAVYLYHCTQAGLDYAIVNTEKLERYASIPEAEIKMANDLLFNTTDETLAEFTNFYRGKKKEKTEDDIPKTVPERLSYYIVEGTKEGLIPDLEAALEMYDAPLDIINGPLMAGMAEVGHLFNTNKLIVAEVLQSAGVMKASVAFLEQFMDKAEGDTGKGKIVLATVKGDVHDIGKNLVEIILSNNGFTVVDIGIKVTPSTLIDVIRKEKPDIIGLSGLLVKSAQQMVLTAQDFKAAGIDLPIMVGGAALTRRFTDTKIAAEYDGPVLYAKDAMFGLELANRLQNKEEKAALLIELDEQRTKRAENDAIKAAKLADAPEVIAPKPVKTVREDVPVVVPKDLRRRIQKDYSVPHLYPYVNMRTLIGHHLGLRGNVNKMLENKEPRAVELHEMVTQFLESGNLSASGLYQFFPAQSDGDDVIVYDPEDVTKEIERFTFPRQSKEPFLCLADYLKPVSSGVMDYVGFMQVTAGHGVRAFADKFKAEGKFLESHAFQATALELAEGFAERIHQEMRDHLGTPDPTDFTMLERFAAKYTGQRFSFGYPACPNLDDQAKLFKLLKPEDIGVHLTEEFMMEPEASVSAIVFAHPDARYFNVD; translated from the coding sequence ATGCCGAGACACCCTATTGAAGAACAACTACAGAAAAGAATACTTATTATGGATGGCGCAATGGGAACCATGCTACAAAATGCCAACCTTTCTGCCGAGGATTTCGGTGGTGAAGAATACGATGGCTGTAATGAGTATTTAAATATCGTAAAGCCCGATGTCCTAAATCGCATTCACCGCGAATATTTGGAGGCTGGCGCAGATATCATCTCCACAAACACATTTGGCGGAACACCCATTGTTCTCGATGACTATGATTTGGGTGAACGAGCACATGATATTAACTTCCATGCTGCGCAAATAGCTAAAAAGTGTGCGGAAGACTTTTCTACACCTGAATGGCCGCGTTTCGTTGCAGGTGCAATGGGCCCAACGACCAAAACATTATCCGTTACAGGCGGAGCTACATTTGATGGCCTGACACAGGACTTTTATATACAAGCAAAAGCATTGATCGAAGGCGGCTGTGATTTGCTATTGATGGAAACGAGCCAGGATATGTTGAATGTCAAAGCCGGCACATTAGGGATCAAGCGTGCATTTGAGGAAACAGGACTAGAATTACCTGTTATGATTTCTGGAACAATTGAGCCAATGGGAACAACATTAGCTGGTCAAAGCATTGAATCATTTTATATTTCAATCGAGCATATAAAACCACTATCTGTTGGCCTGAACTGTGCAACAGGTCCGGAGTTCATGACAGACCACCTTCGCTCACTATCAGACCTAGCCACAAGTTATGTCAGTTGTTACCCAAATGCTGGGCTTCCAGACGAGGAAGGTCATTACCATGAATCACCTGAGTCTCTCTCTAAAAAACTACAAGGCTTTGCTGATAAAGGTTGGTTAAATATCGTAGGGGGCTGTTGCGGAACAACACCTGAGCATATCCGTGCGATTCGTGAAGTAGTCGCTGATAAAAAGCCGCGCCAAGGTCCCGAAACGATTCACGGTCATGTCGTATCGGGTATTGAACCAATACTGTATGACGACTCTATGCGTCCGCTATTAATTGGCGAACGAACAAATGTTATCGGGTCTCGGAAATTCAAACAGCTAATCGTTGACGGCAAATTTGAAGAAGCATCCGAAATTGCGCGTGCACAAGTAAAAGGTGGCGCACACGTCATTGATATTTGTCTAGCTAATCCAGATCGTGACGAGTTAGAGGATGTCACAAAATTCATGAAGGAAGTTGTCAAAAAAGTGAAAGTGCCTCTCGTCATTGATTCCACAGACGAGAAGGTTATTGAAGAAGCATTAAAATATTCACAAGGGAAAGTCATCATTAACTCCATCAACTTGGAGGATGGCGAAGACCGCTACGATGCTGTAATGCCACTTGTCAAAAAGTTTGGTGCAGCTGTCGTTGTTGGGACAATCGACGAACCTGGAATGGCGGTTACGCGTGAACGGAAACTCGAAGTTGCAGAGCGTTCTTATGATCTTCTTGTCAATAAATGGGGACTATCGCCAGAAGATATCATTTTCGATCCACTTGTTTTCCCAGTCGGTACAGGAGACGAGCAATACATCGGGTCTGCCGTAGAAACGATTGAAGGTATTCGTCTCATTAAAGAAAAGTTACCACGCGCCTTGACGATTCTCGGTGTCAGTAACGTGTCATTCGGTCTGCCCCCTGTCGGCCGTGAAGTATTGAATGCTGTGTATTTATATCACTGTACGCAAGCAGGTCTCGACTATGCAATTGTCAATACGGAGAAACTAGAACGCTATGCTTCTATTCCGGAAGCCGAAATTAAAATGGCCAATGATTTACTATTCAACACAACAGATGAAACGCTTGCCGAATTTACTAATTTCTATCGTGGCAAGAAAAAAGAGAAAACAGAAGATGATATTCCAAAAACCGTTCCAGAACGCCTAAGCTATTATATCGTCGAAGGAACAAAAGAGGGCTTAATTCCTGACTTGGAAGCCGCCCTCGAGATGTATGATGCACCCCTTGACATCATTAATGGACCATTGATGGCTGGTATGGCTGAAGTGGGACATTTATTCAATACGAACAAACTAATTGTTGCAGAAGTACTTCAAAGTGCTGGTGTGATGAAAGCATCCGTGGCGTTCCTCGAGCAGTTCATGGATAAAGCCGAGGGTGACACAGGTAAAGGGAAAATTGTTTTAGCGACTGTTAAAGGTGATGTCCATGATATCGGGAAAAACTTAGTAGAAATCATCCTAAGCAACAACGGCTTCACAGTCGTTGATATTGGTATTAAGGTGACACCTTCAACACTGATTGACGTCATTCGAAAAGAAAAGCCTGATATTATCGGCTTGTCTGGATTACTCGTCAAATCTGCCCAACAAATGGTGCTCACCGCCCAAGACTTTAAAGCGGCGGGCATTGATTTACCGATTATGGTTGGTGGGGCTGCACTGACCCGCCGATTTACCGATACAAAAATTGCCGCAGAATACGATGGACCTGTGCTGTATGCCAAAGATGCGATGTTCGGACTCGAACTTGCCAATCGACTTCAGAATAAAGAAGAAAAAGCAGCTTTGCTCATTGAATTGGATGAACAACGTACAAAACGTGCGGAAAACGATGCCATTAAAGCAGCGAAGCTAGCAGATGCTCCAGAAGTAATTGCACCAAAGCCTGTAAAAACCGTACGTGAAGATGTACCCGTCGTAGTTCCAAAAGATTTACGCCGCCGCATTCAAAAAGACTATTCCGTTCCCCATCTCTATCCGTATGTCAACATGCGGACATTAATTGGTCACCATCTTGGGCTGCGGGGCAATGTTAATAAAATGTTGGAAAATAAAGAGCCGCGTGCGGTGGAGCTACATGAAATGGTTACTCAATTTTTAGAATCTGGTAACTTGTCGGCATCTGGACTTTATCAATTTTTCCCAGCACAATCTGATGGCGATGATGTCATCGTGTACGATCCAGAAGACGTGACAAAAGAAATTGAACGCTTCACATTCCCTCGCCAAAGCAAAGAGCCATTCCTTTGCCTAGCTGACTATTTGAAACCAGTGTCTAGTGGTGTGATGGATTATGTTGGCTTCATGCAAGTGACTGCAGGACACGGCGTTCGAGCTTTCGCCGACAAGTTTAAAGCAGAAGGTAAGTTCCTGGAGAGCCATGCGTTCCAAGCAACTGCGCTTGAGCTTGCAGAAGGGTTTGCAGAACGGATTCACCAAGAAATGCGCGACCACTTGGGTACTCCAGATCCAACGGACTTTACAATGCTTGAACGCTTTGCGGCAAAATACACGGGACAACGCTTCTCGTTCGGCTATCCCGCATGTCCAAATTTAGACGACCAAGCAAAGTTATTCAAACTATTAAAACCTGAAGATATCGGCGTCCATTTAACAGAGGAATTCATGATGGAACCAGAAGCATCTGTTTCTGCAATTGTTTTCGCCCATCCAGATGCAAGGTATTTTAATGTCGATTAA
- a CDS encoding histidine kinase, translated as MRAFKYIIPIMMIVGTVSIMMLNKNHQEVPPMSRIYITLGAMAVSGILAYFLFPKDEEKNK; from the coding sequence TTGAGAGCATTTAAATATATTATTCCCATCATGATGATTGTCGGGACGGTTAGTATTATGATGTTGAACAAGAACCACCAAGAGGTCCCGCCTATGTCTCGCATTTATATTACGCTAGGTGCAATGGCCGTCAGTGGAATTTTAGCTTACTTTTTATTTCCAAAAGATGAAGAGAAGAATAAATGA
- a CDS encoding spore coat protein, whose product MMQHGQWNSNQMQGMCGCNRMHGQCNCNQMRPSNQMQPIVCPTQYRCHDTFVRQEVPVIHPIVNVNRQHTVVVPRNYVTETTRTVPGSTVFPSGGQQFGGGFGPGGGPGFGGPGGGFGPGFGGPGPGMGFGGGFGRGFGRGFGR is encoded by the coding sequence ATGATGCAACATGGACAATGGAACTCTAACCAGATGCAGGGGATGTGTGGGTGTAATCGGATGCATGGTCAGTGCAATTGTAATCAGATGCGACCGAGTAATCAAATGCAACCCATTGTGTGTCCGACGCAATACCGATGCCACGATACGTTCGTTCGGCAGGAAGTTCCTGTTATTCATCCGATTGTCAACGTGAACCGACAGCACACTGTGGTGGTGCCGCGTAACTATGTGACGGAAACGACTAGAACGGTACCAGGTTCAACGGTATTCCCTAGTGGTGGTCAGCAGTTTGGTGGTGGATTTGGCCCAGGGGGCGGACCGGGTTTTGGTGGCCCAGGAGGTGGTTTCGGACCAGGTTTTGGAGGCCCTGGCCCTGGAATGGGATTCGGTGGCGGATTCGGTCGTGGATTCGGTCGTGGGTTTGGCCGATAA